A genomic window from Peromyscus maniculatus bairdii isolate BWxNUB_F1_BW_parent chromosome 1, HU_Pman_BW_mat_3.1, whole genome shotgun sequence includes:
- the Tex101 gene encoding testis-expressed protein 101 encodes MADCCVQYFLLLFLLGASHWTLTQNLHCEVGRNLHLEDDPGRTFNWTSKVERCDPNELCQETILLIKAEGTKTAVLASKGCAAQDMESMTFIQYTPPPGLIVVSYSNYCNDTLCNNRDSISQFWKPPETIATSRMSGALRCPTCVALGPCSSAPSLPCPSNTTQCYQGRLELSGGGMDSVVVHVKGCTPMIGCRLMATMTSVGPMTVKETCSYSSFLQPRKAESRASWRLTPLWLLELLPPALLLPLSHFA; translated from the exons ATGGCAGACTGCTGTGTCCAGTatttcctgctcctcttcctgctgGGAGCCTCCCACTGGACTT TGACCCAAAATCTACACTGTGAGGTGGGTAGAAACCTGCATTTAGAAGATGACCCGGGCCGAACCTTTAACTGGACGTCAAAGGTTGAGAGGTGCGACCCGAACGAACTTTGCCAGGAAACTATTCTGTTGATTAAAGCAG AAGGAACCAAAACTGCTGTTTTGGCCAGTAAAGGTTGCGCTGCTCAAGACATGGAGTCGATGACTTTCATTCAGTACACCCCACCTCCTGGCCTGATTGTTGTCTCCTACAGTAACTACTGCAATGACACCCTCTGCAACAACAGAGACAGCATTTCCCAATTCTGGAAACCGCCAGAGACCATAG CAACTTCTCGGATGTCAGGAGCCCTCCGCTGCCCGACATGCGTGGCTCTGGGGCCCTGTTCCAGTGCCCCCTCTCTGCCCTGTCCCAGCAATACAACTCAGTGCTATCAAGGAAGACTGGAACTCTCTGGAG GAGGTATGGACTCCGTCGTCGTGCACGTCAAAGGCTGCACCCCGATGATCGGCTGCAGGCTGATGGCTACCATGACCTCGGTGGGACCCATGACGGTGAAGGAGACCTGCAGTTACAGCTCGTTTCTCCAGCCCCGAAAGGCAGAAAGTAGGGCCTCCTGGAGGCTCACcccactgtggctgctggagcTCCTGCCGCCCGCGCTGCTGCTGCCCCTCAGCCACTTTGCCTGA